The following is a genomic window from Treponema pallidum subsp. pallidum str. Nichols.
AGCTTTTTTAGAATGGGCCGTGCAGCGTCCCGTGGGTCTGTGTGCGCCTGGTTTCTATCGGAAAAATGCGGGGCTTGGTGCCCATGAGAGTAGGTGCCTATGGAGTTGAAGGTCCGTCAGAGTGGCGGAATATGTGTCGTAGACATCAGTGGGGACATGGATCTGTATCATTCCTACAAGCTTAAAGACCTTGTGCTGAAGTTGTTCGATAGGGGCCCGCGCTGTATCGTCATTGACCTTGAGGCGGTAGAGTATATCGATTCCTCAGGGATTGGCGTTCTCATCTATCTGTGTTCGACAGTGAAAAAGTTAAAAATCCACTTCTTTATCTCAGGTGTGCACGGCTCTGTAAAGAAAGTGATTGAGCTCACCCGGCTGCTGAATTATTTTCCCATCGCTGAAAGCGTAGACGAGGCTCTTGCAAGGGCCCGATCCTCTGCACCGCCGCAGACCGGCTCCCTGTAGGTTTTTCCTCGTCATGGGTTGAACCCTCCCACGCGCGGGAGGGTTAGATATCCCACAGCTTTTTGCTGCCGCGTGCCGCTGCACGGACTGCAGTGGTAGCGTCTTTCCTTTATACTCAGCACTGTGCATATGGTAACGGACGGCGCTTCCCCAAGAAGTGGGGTGTCGCTCATTATCGGCAGACCTTCCTCAGGTAAGTCAACCTTTCTCAATGCCGTGTGCGGGTACAAGGTGTCCATAGTTTCCCCTATACCTCAGACAACCCGTAACACGGTGCGCGGCATCGTAAATATAGAATCCGACCAAATTGTCTTTATGGACACCCCGGGGTATCACCGGTCTGACAGAAAATTTAATCTGCGCCTGCAGTCCCTTGTGCACAGTAATGTAAAGGATGCTGATGTGCTGTTGTACCTAGTAGACGCTACCCGTCAATTTGGAGAAGAAGAAGCAGCCATCTGTGCATTGCTTGCCCCGTATCAAAAAACGCGCGTATTGCTTGCCTTCAATAAAGTGGATGTCCTTCACAATTCGACCTCGTGCGACGAGCATGCCTTTTTACACAGGCAAGGCAGCGTGCTGCGGGCCGGCAGCCTGGGACGAGCGCTACACGCCGCACTCCCCCACCTCCCTGCTGATCGGGTATTTACAATATCTGCCCTGCACCAGGTTGGGCTCGATGCCCTCATGCGCACGCTGAGAGATCTCTTGCCAGAAGCGGCGCCTCTGTACCCTCAGGATTGCTATACGGATCAGACCATCGCCTTTCGCGTCACTGAGCTCATCCGAGAACAGGCAATCGCACGCTGCCGGGACGAACTGCCGCACGCACTATACGCCGGAGTGGAAGACATGGAGCTGCGCCGCGGCAAGCGGGAACTGTGGTGCCGTGCGTTTCTTGCAGTAGAACGGGAAAGTCAAAAGGCAGTGCTCGTGGGGAAGAAAGGTGCAGTTATTCGCGCCATACGGCTAGATGCCATCCGCGCGCTACGCACACTCCTCCCCTACCATATTTCCCTTGATATACGAGTGAAGGTAGACCGCAGCTGGAGACAACGCGACCACACACTCAGCTCCCTTCTGTACTAGGATGACCGGTGCCCAAATGAGGAATTCGCCGCAGGGGCGGGCCGCTCAAGGCGTATAGTTACTGAAGGTTCGTCACACACAGCCGGAGGTCCATAATACTGTACCGCCCCCGGATACACGTAGCTTGTTTTTAAGGCCCAACTCGCACGCCGACGAGAGAACACCCGAAACGGCATGCCCTCCAGGTCAACCAGCGCCTTTTTTATCACCGGCTTTTGACTTCCATGTCGGCGCTCCATGTTCATGAGCATAGTAAGCGGCACGCCACCTACTGCCCACTCAGCTACAGAAGACGTCAAGTTACGCACCGACGCTACGTACCCTGTAAACCTGTGCACGGCCAGAAGACACGCGGTCAAACCGAGCGTATAGCAATAATCTGCATCAAAGTTGGACGGAAAAGCGCATCGCCCTTCGTAACCAAAAAAATGAGCAATGCTGGAAAAAACACCGGTGTACGTACCTTCCTGCTTCATCTGCGCTAAGCGCTCCGTTACCTGGAGAATGAGCAAACGCTCTGTGTCAATGCGCGACACCTGCACATTCCCATGTGGATCCCGATCTGCCAAAAGCTGTGTGGAAATTTCAGCAGGTAATGCGTTAAACACCGCACGAGCAGAAGCAGACAACGCCTGCTCTATCCAAACGCGCTGCGCGTCAGGAGTGTCCAGCGCCTCAAATTCCTGCGCGCGGCGTGCCATCACCTCGTTGAGCTCCGTAATTAGAGCCTTCATTTCAGGTATAAATTCGATAAGTCCTTCTGGAACTAACACTATACCAAAGTGCTCACCGTGTTGTGCGCGCGTGGCGATGGTGTCACACAACGACTGCACGATCTGTGCGAGCGTTAACGATTGCGCCGCTACTTCTTCCGAAATGAGACAGACATTTGGCTGTGTTTTCAGCGCGCACTCAAGCGCAATATGACTGGCTGAACGCCCCATGAGCTTAATAAAATGCCAGTACTTGCGGGCACTGCACGCATCGCGCGCAATGTTCCCGATAAGTTCACTGTATGTTTTTGTGGCAGTGTCAAAACCAAACGAGGTTTCTATCGCCTCATTTTTCAAGTCTCCGTCAATAGTTTTGGGAACACCGATAACCTTGGTAGAAATACCACTGTTTACGAAGTGTTCTGCCAAAAGGGCAGCGTTCGTGTTGGAGTCATCACCTCCTACAACTACGAGTGCATCAAGCGCCATACGCGTGACTGTCTGCGCCGCGGCGGCAAACTGGGACTCACTTTCGATTTTGGTGCGTCCTGAACCAATGAGGTCAAAGCCACCTGTGTTGCGGTACGCATCTACACGGTCTGCGCATATCTCGATATGATCGCCAGAAAGCACGCCCGCAGGACCGCCTAGAAAACCGATAAGGACAGAGTCAGCGTGCCATCGTTTTAATCCGTCGAAAAGCCCTGCTATAACGTTGTGACCACCTGGTGCCTGACCCCCTGAGAGTACTATGGCAACACGTAATCCTCGCGGCTCAGGTGCAGTCTCCATGGGGGAATCTTCGTTTTTCTCACTAGCATTAACGAAGTTCACCAGCGGCTGACCGTAGGTCCGCGCAAAAAGAGAGCGCAACGCGTCATAGTCTGCCACCGCAGTGGTGGATAAGCCGCGACGCGCACAAACGCGCCGAAAGTCCCCCCGAAGAAGATCGGGGACCTTTGGCAGGTAGCGATGCCGTTCCTGTTGCAAGAGAGAAATACTCATCGATGATTACTCCTTCATATACGAAAAATAGCACGACCGCACCGCCGCACCCCCACAACTCACTCTGCAGCAGGCGCGACCGCGTGTGGATGCGCAATACTCAACGCAAGAATAGCACGTTTAAGAACCGTCGCTTCTTCTTCATACAGTGAACGCCCCACACTGCACAACGCAGCGCTCTCCTGTGCGATCACCTCCGC
Proteins encoded in this region:
- a CDS encoding anti-sigma factor antagonist, coding for MELKVRQSGGICVVDISGDMDLYHSYKLKDLVLKLFDRGPRCIVIDLEAVEYIDSSGIGVLIYLCSTVKKLKIHFFISGVHGSVKKVIELTRLLNYFPIAESVDEALARARSSAPPQTGSL
- the era gene encoding GTPase Era, whose translation is MVTDGASPRSGVSLIIGRPSSGKSTFLNAVCGYKVSIVSPIPQTTRNTVRGIVNIESDQIVFMDTPGYHRSDRKFNLRLQSLVHSNVKDADVLLYLVDATRQFGEEEAAICALLAPYQKTRVLLAFNKVDVLHNSTSCDEHAFLHRQGSVLRAGSLGRALHAALPHLPADRVFTISALHQVGLDALMRTLRDLLPEAAPLYPQDCYTDQTIAFRVTELIREQAIARCRDELPHALYAGVEDMELRRGKRELWCRAFLAVERESQKAVLVGKKGAVIRAIRLDAIRALRTLLPYHISLDIRVKVDRSWRQRDHTLSSLLY
- a CDS encoding diphosphate--fructose-6-phosphate 1-phosphotransferase encodes the protein MSISLLQQERHRYLPKVPDLLRGDFRRVCARRGLSTTAVADYDALRSLFARTYGQPLVNFVNASEKNEDSPMETAPEPRGLRVAIVLSGGQAPGGHNVIAGLFDGLKRWHADSVLIGFLGGPAGVLSGDHIEICADRVDAYRNTGGFDLIGSGRTKIESESQFAAAAQTVTRMALDALVVVGGDDSNTNAALLAEHFVNSGISTKVIGVPKTIDGDLKNEAIETSFGFDTATKTYSELIGNIARDACSARKYWHFIKLMGRSASHIALECALKTQPNVCLISEEVAAQSLTLAQIVQSLCDTIATRAQHGEHFGIVLVPEGLIEFIPEMKALITELNEVMARRAQEFEALDTPDAQRVWIEQALSASARAVFNALPAEISTQLLADRDPHGNVQVSRIDTERLLILQVTERLAQMKQEGTYTGVFSSIAHFFGYEGRCAFPSNFDADYCYTLGLTACLLAVHRFTGYVASVRNLTSSVAEWAVGGVPLTMLMNMERRHGSQKPVIKKALVDLEGMPFRVFSRRRASWALKTSYVYPGAVQYYGPPAVCDEPSVTIRLERPAPAANSSFGHRSS